In Plectropomus leopardus isolate mb unplaced genomic scaffold, YSFRI_Pleo_2.0 unplaced_scaffold28803, whole genome shotgun sequence, the following proteins share a genomic window:
- the LOC121938198 gene encoding TP53-binding protein 1-like yields the protein CKAAYQSLLIADQHCRTRKYLLCLASGVPCVSHIWVRDCCKENKLLNYRNYLLPAGVGPDDAIVEWHPRCSPFKSLRVLLVFEKPVELWAQLLTMGGGSTVRQFQAEKDSSDIPAGKYDVVVTDRACPPSVEKNMTSQEVPLVSPEWIIQSVIRGERLGFHGKPQYHHDYASS from the exons GGACCAGGAAGTACCTGCTGTGTTTGGCGAGCGGCGTCCCGTGTGTGTCTCACATCTGGGTGAGAGACTGCTGCAAAGAGAACAAGCTGCTCAACTACAGGAACTACCTGCTGCCCGCCGGCGTCGGGCCCGACGACGCCATCGTCGAGTG GCATCCACGATGTAGCCCGTTCAAGTCTCTGCGGGTCCTCCTGGTGTTCGAGAAGCCGGTGGAGCTCTGGGCTCAGCTGCTCACCATGGGTGGCGGTTCTACGGTCAGACAGTTCCAGGCAGAGAAGGACAGCTCAG ACATTCCTGCTGGCAAGTACGACGTTGTGGTGACGGACCGCGCCTGTCCGCCATCGGTGGAGAAAAACATGACATCGCAGGAAGTTCCGCTGGTGTCTCCTGAGTGGATCATCCAGAGCGTGATCCGCGGGGAGCGCCTGGGTTTCCACGGCAAGCCTCAGTATCACCACGACTACGCCTCCTCATAA